The following are from one region of the Entelurus aequoreus isolate RoL-2023_Sb linkage group LG17, RoL_Eaeq_v1.1, whole genome shotgun sequence genome:
- the LOC133632123 gene encoding cytochrome c oxidase subunit 3-like: protein MRRVVSSLLSPPFNSSLTPHTHTHTSSFSSPSSSSSSFSSPSSSSSSSSSSPSSFSFPPFNSSLTPHTHTPSSFSSPSSSSSSSSSSPSSFSFPPFNSSLTPHTHTPSSFSSPSSSSPSSSSSPSSSSSPFNFRLAPWTTHTILILILIFIIVLFLNCILILIFIIIFIVILIFISILIFIHIFIFILIFILIFILIFIVILLFILIFTLIFILILILIFIHIFIFILIFILIFILIFIIILLFILIFTLIFIIILILIFIVILIFIFILIFILFLIFIHIFICILIFTLIFILIFTLIFILIFILIFILSPHFNSSLAPWTTHTHTIHIFILIFILLLIFIIILIFILIFIFMSHKRQKHPFCQIC, encoded by the coding sequence ATGAGGCGTGTCGTGTCCTCTCTGCTGTCTCCTCCTTTTAACTCTTCACTgacacctcacacacacacacacacatcttcatTCTCATCTCCTTCATCATCATCTTCTTCATTCTCATCTCCTTCATCCTCATCTTCTTCTTCATCCTCATCTCCATCTTCATTCTCATTTCCTCCTTTTAACTCTTCACTgacacctcacacacacacaccatcttcATTCTCATCTCCTTCATCCTCATCTTCTTCTTCATCCTCATCTCCATCTTCATTCTCATTTCCTCCTTTTAACTCTTCACTgacacctcacacacacacaccatcttcATTCTCATCTCCTTCATCATCATCTCCTTCTTCATCCTCATCTCCATCTTCATCCTCATCTCCTTTTAACTTTAGACTGGCACCCTGGACCACACACACAATCCTCATTCTCATCTTGATCTTCATCATTGTCCTCTTTCTCAACTGCATCTTGatcctcatcttcatcatcatcttcattgtCATCCTCATCTTCATTTCCATCCTCATCTTCATTCACATCTTTATTTTCATCCTCATCTTCATTCTGATCTTCATCCTCATCTTCATTGTCATCCTCCTCTTCATTCTCATTTTCACCCTCATCTTCATCCTCATTCTCATCCTCATCTTCATTCACATCTTTATTTTCATCCTCATCTTCATTCTGATCTTCATCCTCATCTTCATTATCATCCTCCTCTTCATTCTCATTTTCAccctcatcttcatcatcattctCATCCTCATCTTCATTGTCATCCTCATCTTCATTTTCATCCTCATCTTCATTCTCTTCCTCATCTTCATTCACATCTTTATTTGCATCCTCATTTTCACCCTCATCTTCATTCTCATTTTCACCCTCATCTTCATCCTCATCTTCATTCTCATATTCATCCTGTCTCCTCATTTTAACTCTTCACTGGCACcctggaccacacacacacacaccatccacATCTTCATTCTCATCTTCATCTTGctcctcatcttcatcatcattctCATCTTCATCTTGATCTTCATCTTCATGAGCCACAAGCGTCAAAAACACCCGTTTTGTCAAATATGTTGA